The Coffea arabica cultivar ET-39 chromosome 2c, Coffea Arabica ET-39 HiFi, whole genome shotgun sequence genome includes the window GTCTAAACGGAGGATTTGTGCACCTGAACTTTTTAGTTTGATGGTGAAATAATCGATTTTGATATAAACTTTTGGGGATGCCACCATTGACTTATGTTTTTCTGTTACATAAGCCTCAGTAGCTGTAGataaactctctctctctctctcttttgtgtGTGAGCGGtggaaaattttctttattttggggACTGGAGCTTAAAATTGTGAGCAATACTGCTGCATCTTGTAGGTGAGATGTTGGGAGGTAATGCGGTCTGGAACCAATGTTAGTACTGTGCCTAAGGCTGCAATGGCGCATGACCAACCGGTAATGTATTTGATCCCTGTGCTATATGGTTCTCCAATTATGTATGATTTTGGGTTGTTTCTTGACCCTTCAGTTTTAATGTGTGGTAGGTTCTGTGCTCCACGTGGAAGGACGATGGAACTACTGTCTTTTCTGGAGGATGTGATAAGCAAGCCAAGATGTGGCCTCTGTTATCTGGTGGCCAGCCAGTGCAAGTGGCCATGCATGATGCCCCCATCAAGGAGATTGCTTGGGTCCCTGAAATGAACATGTTGGTAACTGGAAGCTGGGACAAGACATTGAGGTGGCCATTGATTTTAactctttttaaaattttaattggaCTCACCAGTTGTGTATTTTCTCTTGTGTACTATTACTATATAATATTCCAGTGTAATGTTATTTTTCCTTGTATGTTGATGACTAGAATTTGTGAAATCTGAACTTGTTATATCCTGTCTTTGGATTTTGATATATCTATATTCAGTGATTGATCGTTCGTCATGCATACTGGCTTTTGGAATAAGATAACTAGATCATTTTCAAGACACATGTATTGTTGGGCAGACATCATCTATACCCCTAGTGTGCATTGCCGTTGAAGTTTTGTGTTCCTGCTTAATGTTATAATCTCCATGCTTTTCGAAATATGTCAATGGTTCTATGGGTTTACTGAACTTTGTGCCCTTTGAAAATTGCACTTGATTTTCATTTGATCCCATGCTAGTCTCAACAGATGTGAGACTTTTGTGTTAATCGGCTTTCTGttactattctttttttaatgATCCCTTCTGAAGTTTTGTGTGAACCTGATTAAtcatccttttgtttttctttcatttgaaaGTGGAGAATCTTCCCTTGGTCACCATCATGGTTCTAATTAGTTTTCTCTTTCAGGTATTGGGATTTGAGACAGCCGAATCCTGCTCATGTTCAACAACTTCCTGAGCGCTGCTATGCCCTTACTGTTAGATATCCTCTGATGGTTGTTGGAACTGCTGATAGAAATCTTATAGTGTATAATTTGCAGAACCCTCAGGTATTTATTTCTATTACAAATGACTGAACTCAAAGAACTGGTTGGGAAGTTATTGGTGTAATATAATATAGAAGTAAGATCATGCTAGTGTGAACGTTGTCTTTGATGAAACGAAGAACTGCTTTCAGTGacttagaaatggtatataatttAATATGCACTCCTACACCAATGGATATCTGTTCGGACATATGCTCCAGATTGTTCTCTAAGACCATGTTCGGTCTTCCTTGCTTTTGGTGCCATCAAGGAtcaaactatatatatatatatatatatatatatatattgagtcAAAGTTTGAAGTCTATTTGTTGTCTATGTATTGAGGTAGTCCCCTATTAGAATGTTGAGGACTGCCACTCAGTGACAAAGGATGCTTATGATgtatgaacttcttgaatctcCTGACGTTGGGGGGAGGTGGAGTCAAAAATTTTAtcaggaggaaaagaaaagatttatATGACTGGCCAAAGTGGTTTGAGCTTCAGTTACGATGACTCTGTATCAGAATATTTTATAACAGGCTTCGACCTTGAAGATTTGTATTGTTTCCCCCCAGAATTGACCAACTTTGCAAGCAGAAACCCAGCTTTAAATTGATGTTAGATGTAAAACATTTTGCTCTATCTTTTTTCTATCACCAGTGATCATGTAAGGGAGAAGTTTATCTGGCTGTAAACTACTTTCGAATTGGTATGAGAAATAGTACCAACCTGTCAGTGGTTGAACTGCTTCCAAATCTTTGAATCCAATAATGAAATCTTTGATTTCACTGTTTCCCTTCTCTCCCTTGTCGAGGAAGAAATCCCTACTTTGTCCAGACATATAGTTAATGATTCATGTATTTCTTCTTCTATCAGTGGTGGCTTCTGCAAGTTAGTTATAATTGAATTCACTGCTTTGGCATTTTTTCGAAGCTTTGTGCATGGGTAGTGTTTATATGTATGTATAACAAATTAGGCTTCAGCTTAATTGGTTGGTAGTACTTAATGGTTTTCTTTATTCTTCAcaaagttttctttttcttcggtTTGGGTGTCACATGGCAGAATTAACTTCGTAAAGCTGTTATAGTCTACATTGTGGCTTGGAACCCTATGCAACTTCTCAACCAAAACTGACAGTTAAGTGTTTTCATAAAAGAAGGTAGAAGTGGGGTTGCAATTTCATATGCTCTCGTGTCTGCTGTTGTCGTGGTAGTTGCTTAGGACTTGTATGATTGCATAATTATATTATAGACAACTTGATTGTAACTTTCTCTATCCTTTTCCACTGAAATGTTGCTTTTCAATGAAAAGTAGACTGCTAACATTTTGAATTTGTTGTTTATGGTGTTGAGAAAAAGTCAATATAGTTTATTTGCAACTGCAGACAGAGTTCAAGAGAATCATTTCGCCGCTAAAGTACCAGACGAGGTGTTTAGCTGCCTTTCCTGATCAGCAAGGTTTTCTGGTAAGTAAATTTTTTGTTCTAGTAGTCTTTTGAACAATCATTGATGAGTTTTCTGCTCATCCAATGGTAATCTTTCTTAGCTTCACTTGACATTTTCTCAGTGATGAAAACAAAATTGTGTCGTActgaaatttttgagaaaaagctTGGGGGTGCTTttcaattagtattattttAATGAACTTATTTCTAGTTCTTATTTCTTGTGAATTTTGTTAATGATGTTATCTGTGGCATTGTTGCTGTCCAGGTTGGCTCCATAGAAGGCAGGGTTGGAGTTCATCATCTTGATGATGCACAACAGCAAAAAAATTTCACCTTCAAGTGCCACAGAGAGGGCAACGAGATTTATTCTGTCAATTCGCTGAACTTTCACCCTGTAAGAACTTTTCATCTGATTTTAATTGTTCCTTTTTTATTTGGTTGTTTAGTAAGCCAACTTCTCTTCAAACTTTCATGGAGATGAAGATGTAGCTACTATACATCGAAATCTTTTGTCAGTTGGATGTTGAATGTAGTCTTCAGAGGTTCAAACGAAGTAATAGTAATTTTGTAGTAGATTTTTTTCTGCATTCATAATGTTTGCATTATGGGGTTCTTTACCTGACACATAATTCTTGATTGATTACAATTATTTGGATTAGTTGAATACATAATGAAAACCTCATCCATATTTGTAGTTCCCTGACATGTTTGGCCATGAATTTCTGATGTTGATAACTTATTTAATCTCCCTGAACTGGTGACTTCTTGGTTCTATACTGCGCTCTTCTTTATCAATAATTTGGTTAAATGGATAAAGTTGTCCAAAAGAATCGAAAGGAAAATCTCTTATTCCTTGGATCAATTGATTGACATGTTGTGTTCATTAGCTTCCCCTTGCCAGTAAATTCTTTGCTCAGAAACAAGAAAAGATCTTGGTGATGAACCTGTAATCTGTAACACTTGATCAAGGTGAGCACAGCCTGATTTGGGCTTGTAGAATTGGCTCAGGTcatgtttattttgttcatTTCATGTTTGAAAGCAGAAAAGGGTTTCAGAAACTTACCTTTGTTTTTATCTTTACTGGATTTTAAACTCACATGGTCCGTTTGGAATCAGTTGTCTGCATCTTAAAACTTGTTAAACAGTCATTTTATCATCTTATGCGAATTACAGATCCCTAATGCTGTGCACCTATATGCGATTGAGTGCCATACATTTTTCCAGTTTGGCTCTTCTCCCTTGCAAGATCTGACATTCCTTTGTCTCAGGTCCATCATACATTTGCAACTGCTGGTTCTGATGGTGCCTTCAACTTCTGGGACAAGGATAGCAAACAGAGGCTTAAGGTATTTTTCTTTCCGGCAAAAAACTTACCGATCATTAAACTATAACATGCGTCGACTTTTGATCATCGAACAAATTTTCATCATAAATTGGCCACTAAACTAACTAATCAGCACAACCGTGGCCATTTCATGAATTTTTGCTCTTACTCTACAAAACAATCAGAACATCCAAGGGTATTTCTGTCCACCACTAATTCGACCCTATACCCTTGCTCCATTGAATTCCAGCAAAATAACTCCAGTACTAAATGTATCAGATCCTATTTCTTGCAGTTCTTCAAGATTAGCGCAGGTGGTATTTTTACCAACTCCAGAGTTCATCCAATATAATTAACACTTAGTGGTGGACAAAAAACCTCTTAAGCATTCTGATTTTTTGTAGATTAAGAGCCAAAATCCACGAAATGGCCATGGTTGTACTAATTAGTCAATTTAGTGGCCAAATAATGATGAAAAATTGTTTGATGGTCAAAAGTTGACGCAAGCAATAGTTCAATGGCCACTAAGGTTATTTGCCCTTTTTATTCCAATGTATGCTTATAGTCAGTTCCACTGGAGTTATTAAGAGATTTTCTGTATTTGACAGCTAGTGTTTTTCCTAACTATTCCTCAGGCTTATTGATGCAAGGGAGTGGATGAGATTTTTCCTAAAAGATCTTGAGTACAATCTCAGTTGTCATAAATTTATAAGACAAGTCTTTCATGGGTTTAGTTTTTCTAGTTCCTCATATCAAAGCTTGGGGAAAATTGAACACATGCTAGGCCTTACTGGGTTTTTCCATGCTGCTGTCTGAATTTCATTTGAGAATCATATGATAGtatgattttttaaattaactTTCCCTCTTTTTAGTCTCctttttcaaatgaaaattaaaattggctatattttctattttttgttgtGGAACATTCCCAACCTCTTATtctttcccattttcattgTTCTGCTTATCCTATGTTATGGGATTTTTGTACTTACTATTTTGTTTACTGGTTAGGCTATGTCGAGGTGCAGCCAACCCATTCCTTGCAGCACATTCAACAGTGATGGTTCAATATTTGCATATTCGGTACGACTTACTTTACTTTCGTTAGATTGTGTTCTAGAAAATTGGTGTTATTACCTTGTGATAAAGCTTGTTCTTCCGCCCAACACCCGCTGCCCCAggttctccccccccccccccccccaaaaaccccccaccaaaaaaaaaacccgtgTGAGGGGAAGAAAGAagtggaaaggaaaaaaaagaaaaagaaaaaaggaaatattatgagcattttattttgggATCATCTGTTTTATGCTAGCAATACTTAATTCTAGAATCTTTAGATTTGAACTTGTATCACGGAGTTCTAGAGAAGGTATTGGAGTAGAGAAATTGTTCTTCAAGTAGTTGGCATTGGATGTTATCCAACAATATATACTTAGTTCTTGTAGCTTCATGGGTTTATGTTATTTGCAGTGTAAAACTATGTCAATGATCAATATTTTTGGTCTTTGTAATGCAGGTATGTTATGACTGGAGCAAGGGCGCTGAAAATCACAATCCAGCAACTGCAAAGACCTACATACTTCTGCACTCAGTACAGGTAAGCTACCCTTTTTGCCCCCACATTTGCAATTTAGTTAGTTCAATAAGATATACGTGAGATCCTGTCTGCTAACTGAAAGCCATTCGTGCTcctgctcttttgcaggaaagtGAGATTAAAGGCAAGCCAAGAATTTCCACTGGAAGAAAGTGAAGCGGGTAGTCATTATCATAGATGAAGAATATACATTTTGTTCTGTACATGATATTCTATCAAAATAGGAGTGTCTTTTTGCTTTGAGCGCCTATGTTTCTTGTTAGTTAAATTTTTGCATTCCCTTGATATGGCGTTTTCAAGTGTCCCCTTTCCAGATTGGCATTTGCCATTTACTCTTGTTGTTTTGAGTTGGGGTGCATCAAATATCGCCCTTATTATATAGTTCTTAGAATGATTCCACTTCTTCCGTCTTTATAGAGGCTTTTCGTGTTTAAGAGCAGCATTAATTCATTAGATCCAGTTTAATTCGTTActaggaatttgaatttcactAGCGGTAGCAACCATAGCAACAGCGTCCTGGCTGGTTGCCATGATTTTGGTTTTGACAACACAGGCAAAAGCAGAATTTACAGTTGCCTTGAAACTCCTGCAAATTTGGAACAAAACAAAGATGGGGGCAGAAGTAACGGAACAAGAATGGTCTACATTTTGTCTCTTGTTCCGTCCCTTTTACTTTTAGCATTTGTTTTGGGTTCGACGTCGAGGCCGCTCAAGATGATGTACACAAGTGGTCCTTTACAAGAGCCTGGCTCCTCGACAATTCGACTTGTTTCGTTTAGCAGCTTTATTGGTAGTGCTCAGAAGAAAAGGATTTTTATCTTCTACcctaagaaaaaaattttttttttttttttaaaaaaaagcgtCTCTTTTCTCAATGTGTTTGATTTGCGGTAGGCTTCCTACTTCATTAAATGCCAGTTTACATCTTCAAAGGGAAGttcagaaaaagaaaggaaaaaaccaCCTGGACATGCATAAAATCAGAAGGGTTTTAAACTATATTCACCAATTGCTTAAAGAGGCTTCTTGATTTCCAGACTGCAACCTCGTATACAGTGTGTTAGTTTAGTTCTAGATTATACGATTAAAGCCTAATGCTTGAAGCTTCAGCTTGTTAgaatgaggtttttttttttttcttcatctgTAAAAGAGCAAGGACCACTTTTAGGAACATCCTCAAAACGAACGAAACGAGATGTTTACACGAGCAGAAAATTCGAAACTGCGATTTTTGTAAGGTGTTTATTTAATTGACAAGCTCCACTATCCAATGTAAAAAGTAAAGTACAATTGGTGCTCTCATAGAGATACCTGGCATGTGTTCACTTGCACCAAAACACCGTAACGTCAGCTGGCAACCTATAGACAATGTTACTGTCGTCAAAAATTCCTATTACATGATACAAATTTGACACCGGAAAAAGTTAAATATAGAAAACAGCAAAAATTATGGGGGGCAGAAAAAGATATGCACAAAGATAACAGACTATATCTTTTCTCAAATACAAATTAAACTCCTATGCAGTCGTATCACACAAGGCATAAATGTCTTGATTTCATCTAGGCCCAGACAGTTCATCTGGTCGGAGGTTTGATGTGGAATCAGCAATGATCCAATCAGTATTTGGATGGTGTGTATGGTTGAAATCCTGTCGGAACATCTCCTCCTTCTGCCACTCTTCCCATCTCTCAGCCAAACCATCACCTTCAAGCATTCTGACAACTTCTGACATTTTGGGACGCTCTGTAGGGGAACTCTGTGTGCAGAGCAGAGCTACCTGAATTAGTTGTTCCACCTCATCTTCGACATAGTTACCCTGAAGATCTGCATCCACTAGTGTTTCCAATTTTTTCTCCCTCAGAAGTCCTTTAACCTGAAAGAACATTTCAGAAAAATCAAACCCTGGATGTACAAATACACAAGTACTGTAGAGGTAACTACAAATGGTGATTTAGTTAGGACCATCACAATAGCTAAAATGATCGGGAGGAATTGATTATATGGGGCCAGAAATGTCAGAAAAGTGATGTTGATAACAATTAGCATTCAGTCATGAAACCATACTTCCAGGTAAAAGGCAAATTGCTACTTCTCAGTTCTATCACATTGCTCTTATTATTGGTGTGTACTGTGTGTTtgtcaaaaagagagagagaggagggaaGGTACAGAGATTTTACAATTTATGATTTGATCCATTCAAGGattaaaaaaaacacacacacacattttcTTCTCTGGATCTTTTCTGAGGAAAACAAGATGTGCACAGTAAAAGAACTAAGCAGTCAGATGCTTGGTAACCAGCCAGAACTCAATAAGACTTGATAATCATGACAAATGAGAAATTCCAAACCCCCATGCAAATGAATCATGTAATAGGAGACCAGCCAAGCTTCTGGAAGAGTGGAAGCTTCAGTAAATTCACCATTCTCTACTATCACAGAGAATACCATTTCAGAAAAAATCTTCAGCATTTTTTTGAAGTCTTGCCCTTAAAACATGTTACCATTTTGGTAAACAAGCCCAACTCGCTTATATCCTACCTCCGTTCAAATTAAAATTAGTCATAATACCCTAGAGACATGatcacaaaaaaattttcattgagtTACGCTGCAACAAATAAGTGTCATTCTTTCAGGTCTACGTTCAACATTCATGAAACATAAAATGATTCCTAAAATTCTCAAGATTAAGTGAGAAATACAAAGTAAACTAAAGAGTTAAAAGGAAAACATGACAGAGCAATATACACTTACCCAATCAAGCAACATGACATCATCATCATTCGCGAGACGTGCAAGATCAAAAGCTCTCTGCCCAGTGATAAGCTCAAGAAGCATGACACCATACCCAAAAACATCAGTCTTCTCTGAAGACTTGCCAGTGGAAAGGTATTCTGGGGCAATATGACCAATTGTACCACGTACAGCAGTGGTGACATGGGTGTCCTTGTAGTCCATAAGCTTAGCCAACCCAAAGTCTCCAACAACGGCTTCAAACTCCTCATCTAACAATATATTTGCAGCTTTTACATCCCGGTGAATAATCTTGGGATCACAATGATCATGCAAATAAGCAAGTCCCCTGGCAGATCCCAATGAAATACGCTTCCTTATTGGCCAATCAAGAGGGGGTTCACTTTCAGGGCGCTCTACAAGAATTATCAATTGCCTAAGTACAACCGAGAACAATCCCTATAATAGTAGTTAAAGCTCTAAAAATAAGATGCTAAAGATGTTTGAGAGTTGGTATCAACGTAAGTGAAATTTCAACTCCTTAGGTATGCTTCCCCACAACCCCCGCAACCCCCTTCTTTCCAAAAAGGGTAAAACAATTTTAAGTGTTTAAAAGAAATCCATTTAAATCTTTATTAATAAAAGATGTATTCTGCTTTTTGACCAAAAACTATTAACTACAATGGTCTTGCCATGGCAAACATCTGCGGCTGTCTTAGAAAAATGTTGCACCCATCAGGCAATTAAATATCCCGATATGCATCCTATAGCACCTAGGCAGCAACATTCATATGTTGGGCAAAGCAAACATCAGAGGCAGCAACATGCCCATGGTGGGTCAAACACCCATGGCAATAAAGTACCTGTTAGCAGCTATCAATGCAACGACTTGCCCAAAACACCCGAAGGCAGGCACAATGTGCCCTCGCTGGGGCAGACACCCAATGCAGTGAGTCTCCATGTTGAGGCAAACATCTAACTATAATACTTGACCAATGAATGATGACTATCTTCTTAAAGTAAATCATACCAAACAGTATCATGGTATATATAAACATCTATGAACTTAATGAAGAAAGAGAACTTAAAATTTTGACCGTTATTAGTGACTAAACCCCATGAACAATTTAATGGCCTTTACCTCTTAAACAGGATGCAACACTGCCATTCGCCATGTAAGGATAAACAAGCAACCGTTCTGTTGGTGTCATGCAAAAGCCACGTAGACGAAGTAGATTTCGATGGACAGCCATACTGATCATCTCCACTTCTGTTTGAAACTGCAACTCTCCACCTTGAGTGCGCTCCTCTTTCAGTCTTTTAACTGCCACTAGAGATCCATCAGCTAATCGGCCTTTGTAAACCTTACCAAAACCACCTCTACCAAGAATATTTTTGTTGCTGAAACTATCAGTGGCAACTTGCAATTCACGTAGAGAAAATCGTTTCAACTGCCCTAGATGAACTTCTGGGTCCTCCTCAGCTGCACAGAAGTCAATCAAATGAGAACCATTGAACAAATGGGAAACCAAATTACTGAGGATCTCTGTGGTGAGTGAGCACTAAATGGAACACTATGATGATTGGT containing:
- the LOC113726678 gene encoding protein RAE1-like, with translation MATFGAAAASSYNPNRSAEVVQPPSDSVSSLCFSPKANFLVATSWDNQVRCWEVMRSGTNVSTVPKAAMAHDQPVLCSTWKDDGTTVFSGGCDKQAKMWPLLSGGQPVQVAMHDAPIKEIAWVPEMNMLVTGSWDKTLRYWDLRQPNPAHVQQLPERCYALTVRYPLMVVGTADRNLIVYNLQNPQTEFKRIISPLKYQTRCLAAFPDQQGFLVGSIEGRVGVHHLDDAQQQKNFTFKCHREGNEIYSVNSLNFHPVHHTFATAGSDGAFNFWDKDSKQRLKAMSRCSQPIPCSTFNSDGSIFAYSVCYDWSKGAENHNPATAKTYILLHSVQESEIKGKPRISTGRK
- the LOC113726679 gene encoding BRASSINOSTEROID INSENSITIVE 1-associated receptor kinase 1: MDRSVVSAISASAFISFLLLFLRFLRVSGNAEGDALNALKTNLADPNNVLQSWDPTLVNPCTWFHVTCNSDNSVTRVDLGNANLSGQLVPQLGLLPNLQYLELYSNNISGRIPNELGNLTNLVSLDLYLNSLNGPIPDTLGKLQKLRFLRLNNNTLTGHIPMTLTTVQTLQVLDLSNNQLTGQIPVNGSFSLFTPISFQNNHLDPLPVSPPPPISPTPPSARGTNSATGAIAGGVAAGAALLFAAPAILLAWWRRRKPQDHFFDVPAEEDPEVHLGQLKRFSLRELQVATDSFSNKNILGRGGFGKVYKGRLADGSLVAVKRLKEERTQGGELQFQTEVEMISMAVHRNLLRLRGFCMTPTERLLVYPYMANGSVASCLRERPESEPPLDWPIRKRISLGSARGLAYLHDHCDPKIIHRDVKAANILLDEEFEAVVGDFGLAKLMDYKDTHVTTAVRGTIGHIAPEYLSTGKSSEKTDVFGYGVMLLELITGQRAFDLARLANDDDVMLLDWVKGLLREKKLETLVDADLQGNYVEDEVEQLIQVALLCTQSSPTERPKMSEVVRMLEGDGLAERWEEWQKEEMFRQDFNHTHHPNTDWIIADSTSNLRPDELSGPR